AAGCCAACTGGTTTTTGTCCGCACTTTTAATTTGCTTTGTTATATGTACAGTAGCTCTAGTTCCGCATCATTGGGCCCAAATATCTCTAGCTAAATAGTGACTCCATTTTTGTCACTGCACTCGATATAAAAATCGTCACCGTAAACTTCAACGATTGTTCCTTCGTCTCCAACTTGAGGAGCCCTAGAACCAAAGCTTTGGTCCGAATGTTTAAATTCTGTATATAGAGATTTAATTTTTACAACGGAATATTGCTTCACTCAGCTTCCAAGTACATATAACAATTTATATCGACCCAATGGGTCATTATTCTCATTGTACCAGCTTTATCACAATAACTAACTTGTTGCTACAGATATATTTTTAATCATTCTAGAAACTATGAAAAGGATAAAAACGACCCAGTGAGTCGTTTTCTTGACTATAGGAGAAACACAACAATGCTGTATATAAATACAGATCATTTAGGACTAGCTCAATGAGAACTCGTTCACCATTTCTAAACCACATCGCCGAGTTTATGCTGACTAAGCAATATTCGCTCAGAACCGTTGATACATATCTTAAGTGGATTTCTTCCTATATTCATTTTCATGATAAGCGTCACCCAGCTTCAATGGGCGATAACGAGGTTGTCGAATATCTCGACTACCTTGTACTTAAACGTAATGTGTCGCCTAAAACACAAGCGACAGCGTTTAATGCATTATCTTTTCTGTATAAGCAAATAATTAAACAGGATTTGTGTCCTAATCTTGTAAATCGCTGACATCCACCACTAATTTGCAATGGAAGTGCTTTCATACTTTTTTACTTCATCTCCTCAGCTGTGGTGTTAATAGCGATAGGTATCACTTGATTTTCTTGTTTTCATCACTACAACACAAGTATTCATAAGGGGGCATTAGCGACACCTAACTTTATGAAGCGTGCTTTCGAAAAGTAACGCACTGCCGAGGAGCATATTTTGCTCCTCAGTAATTTTATTTCCTTGCTCCGCAAAGCTATATTTATCTTCTAATTTAAAAAGGAGATTTAATATGCAGATAGGACTAAGAACATTCATATTTTCGTTTGCCTTGATCACGCCAGCCGCTCACAGCAAACCTCAAGTGGAAAGCCCAGCGCCAACCAAAGAAGAGCTCATATTCAATTCAGGCCATATAACTTCAGTGGATCAGATGAGCCCTAATCACGCCAAAATCACATATAAATTAGCAAAGCAACTCATCGCCAATCCAAACATTTCTAAAACTGAGGAACTGATTAGGCTCTCTGAAAAAGTCTCATTGACTGAGAAAAAGATAGCAGAAGAATTCATCAAGATATGTCAAGACCTCATCGACTATGACATTTCCGACACGCGCGCTGCAGTTTATGCGTTTTTCTCCAAATTCGAGCGCTTAGAAGCGTTTAAAAGTCGTATGTACATCGAAGCCCTGCGAGATGAGAGCGCAGCCGTTCTTAACATGGTAGAAAGCTCCCACCACAAAGAGTTTGTTATATTAACTCCCGAAATAATCTTAGATGATTCACCCACGTCATGGTTGCTTGACCATAAGAACCTTTGCCGCAGTAAAATTATAACGATGAAACAAAACCTAACAACGCATTGATAAAGGGCTTAATTGCCCTTTATTTTTTCCAAAAACAACTGCTTTTGTTCAGGGGTTGCTTGCTGCCACCAATAGTCCAACATGCCAACCACATCTGGATGTGCTGATTTTGGCGCTGCAGGTGCTGGCGTAGTGGCTCGTGTGGTAGTGCTTGGCGTTGAATAACGAGATGCGGTGGATGTTGAAGGCTCACTTGCTATCGCTGTCGCTACTCTTGGTCTTTCTTGTGTCACCACCAATGTTGTCGCTAACGATTCGTTGGGTGCTTGCAACATAATCAACGGCTGATCTGCAAATGCCTTTGCCGCAACCACATTGTCAGGTCGGTTAAATTCAACCTGATACTCACCGTCTTGATCGATACTTATTTTTGCCCAAAATGGCTTCGACTCTATGGTTTCGTGGTCGTCATAGCCCACTTCATACAAATCGGTGTAACGCATTTTGACCGCATACTCTCCTTTTGCTAAGTCCAACTCTCGCACTTTGGAGAAGAATGAGTGCTCAATGGTTTTATCATCAACTTGCAAGGGAATAATTTCTTCAGGAAAACTTAGCAACGCAGCCTGTGAAAGCGGTGACAACAGTAAAACAGCGGTCGCAAGCGTATTTTTTAAGCGCATCTATTCACTCCTTCGTGAGTACCAAATCATTATACCTTGATGAGATTACTGCATACCTGCGTATATCTCTACCCTTTTAATTAGTGCACTTTAGAATAAGACACCAAATCTATTGAGTCTCCTTGAGAGTTAGCTATGCTAGAGCAATTCAATATGCCAAATAAGGAAGGGCCATGAGTTCAGAAACTATTTTTACCAAAATTATTAATAGAGAGATCCCAGCAGATATTGTTTACGAAGATGAACAAGCGCTCGCGTTTAGAGACATTAATCCACAAGCACCATTTCATGTCTTAGTTATTCCTAAAACAGCAATTGCGACTATCAATGACGTGACTGCAGAAAATGCTCATCTTGTCGGTCATTTATATGTTGTTGCAGCCAAATTAGCGAAAGAGCACGGCTTTGCGGAAGATGGTTATCGTGTAGTGATGAACTGTAACGATCATGGTGGTCAAACTGTCTATCACCTTCACCTACATGTATTAGCTGGAAAAGAAATGGGTTGGCCGCCTTACAGTAATACGAAAAAAGTACCAGTCTAGATTATTCTCTGTTAAGCAATGTAAATAAGTAAGTTATTAACTGAAATTGTTAAAATCTTACTTATTTCAATAAATTACATTTCAATACATATTCTGTACATAATTCCGATTTATTATTTCACTTTGTTATATAGCGGGTTTATCTATCTTGTGCTAAAAATTCTAATACAAAAGGTCTGAATCCCGTGTTAGCATTGAGAAATCGGAAAAAATAGAGTGTGTCCAAAATGAGCAGTAGTGCTTTTTTGTTATTAGATAAAGAACCAGTTAACACCATTGGTATCAATGTGTTACAACCTTTGTTGAAAACCCAAGGGTTGGATGTGACAACTGGAACTGATATCTCAGATGTGCCTGAAGGTACTCGATTACTTTTCATCGAAACCGCGGTAAATGATTCTTGGGGTAAATTAAAAGAACAACTTGTCAACCTCAAAGTAAAATGCGATATCGTGCTGTTCAACTTAGATGAAAATCCAGAGCTTGCTAATCGTGCGCTACTCAGCGGCATTCGTGGTGTATTCTACACGACAGACAATGCCGACGTGCTAATGAAAGGGATCCGCATGTTACTTGAAGATCAACTTTGGTATCGCCGTGACGTAATGTGTAACGTGTTAAATCGCATGCTGCAATTTAATAAAGATGCATTACATAAACTAACCGAAGGTGATATCGAACCTGTGAAACTCACTAAGCGAGAAAAAGCAATTATCGCGCTAATGAGTAAAGGGGCGAAAAACAAAGAGATCGCTGAAGAGCTAAACATCAGTCCACACACGGTAAAAACGCATCTATATAGTGCATTTCGCAAAACCAAATGTCGTAACCGTATCGAACTTCTTTCGTGGGCCCAACAGAATATTCCTGACGAAATTCGCTAAACTATATATTGAACCGACTGACGAAAGTCGACAGAGAAAAGGTAGCGCTGACATGATGATCTCAGCGCTTCTCTCAGTTATAAACTTTACTGCCTTAGCGAATACCTCTATGCTAAGCTTTTATCGCAACTGAAAGCAATTTTAGGTAAATGCTCGACCCAAAAACCCTCTACCTAACCAGTCTCGTCATGACTGCAATGATGGCACTTCTTACCTTTTTAACTTGGCGAGCAAATAAAAGCACACCTGGAACACTACTCTATATTTTTTACCCATTAGTTTTGCTCTGCGCGATTTCTTCTTTTGCGTTACATGGCTATTTTAACAACTGGGAAACCATTCCCATTGCTAACACCTTGTTATTCGCCGCTTCCATTATTCATTGCATGGCGATACGGCAGTTTTTAGGGATCAGAGGCCCTTCTTTTAAGCTATTTCTCGGTGTAACCGCTGGGCTTTTCATATTACTGATTTACAGCAGTATTATTGCCCCCAATCTGAGAGATCGGATGCTTATCTCTGATTTACAGCACATCGCTGAAGCTGCGCTACTCCTATATTTTTTTAGCCGCTTTGCACGAAACAAATATCCCAATGGCAGCATAGTCTATATCACTATTTTACTCATCATTCTGGTGATATTTACAGGCAGAACCTTGCTGATGGGGGATGTTACTCATTTCACGCTTTTCAAAGAAAACTGGTTTACTATCACCATTTTCTTCAATGGTGTTCTTGCTCCTATTTTTTATGCAACAGGTATGGCGCTGTTATGTAATGAGCAAAGAGAACAAAATCTGAATAAATTAGCATTAAAAGCACAGCAAGACCTAGAGCTGCGCGGTATGTTTTTATCAACGATCAGCCATGAGATCCGAACCCCACTTAATGGTATTTTAGGAAGTGCTCAACTGATACTAGGACGCACCACAGACAGTCGCAACAAAGCTTATTGTGAAGCTATCGTAAATTCAGCTGAATCGTTAAATCTACTAATTGATAAAGTACTAGACTACGCGAGTTTGGAACAAAGCGATGAAGCTTTGTACGAAGAAGACGTTGAGCTTAGAAGTTGGCTACAAAACCTTTGTTTGCTGCTAAGTCCGCTTGCAGAGCAAAAAAAGCTACACTTTGAATTGGTGTACGAGCTGCCCGATCAGGTGTGTTACTACTTTGACCAGCAGAAACTACGACAGATCCTAATTAACCTCGTTGGAAATGCCATAAAATTCACCGATAGAGGCGAGGTAAAACTCAAAGTTGAGATTTTAAAAGACCAACAAATTGAGCATAAAGTGCGCTTTAGTATCACGGACTCAGGGCCAGGTATTGATAGTGAAGACATTAATAAACTAACTGAGCCTTACGTACAAAGTAGTGCCGGTAAAGTTAAAGGTGGTACAGGTTTGGGCCTCGCCATTACTAGCCGCTTGCTCAACCGCTTGAATTCACAACTAGATATCAAAAGTGAGCTAAGTAAAGGCAGCACATTTAGTTTTGATTTACTATTAAACATTGGCGAACTGAGCTTAGTAGAGCAACGTCCGCAGCATGATAACTGTATCACGGGTCTAAAAGTGCTG
This genomic interval from Pseudoalteromonas galatheae contains the following:
- a CDS encoding helix-turn-helix transcriptional regulator, which encodes MSSSAFLLLDKEPVNTIGINVLQPLLKTQGLDVTTGTDISDVPEGTRLLFIETAVNDSWGKLKEQLVNLKVKCDIVLFNLDENPELANRALLSGIRGVFYTTDNADVLMKGIRMLLEDQLWYRRDVMCNVLNRMLQFNKDALHKLTEGDIEPVKLTKREKAIIALMSKGAKNKEIAEELNISPHTVKTHLYSAFRKTKCRNRIELLSWAQQNIPDEIR
- a CDS encoding ATP-binding protein, whose translation is MLDPKTLYLTSLVMTAMMALLTFLTWRANKSTPGTLLYIFYPLVLLCAISSFALHGYFNNWETIPIANTLLFAASIIHCMAIRQFLGIRGPSFKLFLGVTAGLFILLIYSSIIAPNLRDRMLISDLQHIAEAALLLYFFSRFARNKYPNGSIVYITILLIILVIFTGRTLLMGDVTHFTLFKENWFTITIFFNGVLAPIFYATGMALLCNEQREQNLNKLALKAQQDLELRGMFLSTISHEIRTPLNGILGSAQLILGRTTDSRNKAYCEAIVNSAESLNLLIDKVLDYASLEQSDEALYEEDVELRSWLQNLCLLLSPLAEQKKLHFELVYELPDQVCYYFDQQKLRQILINLVGNAIKFTDRGEVKLKVEILKDQQIEHKVRFSITDSGPGIDSEDINKLTEPYVQSSAGKVKGGTGLGLAITSRLLNRLNSQLDIKSELSKGSTFSFDLLLNIGELSLVEQRPQHDNCITGLKVLLVEDLDLNQKIAIEFMAEDEHKVKLATNGKSAIEMLVEHRFDVVLLDMNLPDLSGQEVLKQLQNCEHKNKRTPFLAFTASLSPDEVKEYLALGIRDIVGKPIKQEKLRQALSESQSPKKASVSVELPDTLYDETAVNALKSGFSEDEVSSIYNEFVLSARNKLIHIQQLLEQDREQCIRQLHRQASTALQLGFNRYGSNLKKAERRLLDGKSCHDELTEAMTLWQDSLAAYLQFVRKEAIG
- a CDS encoding DUF2057 family protein, whose amino-acid sequence is MRLKNTLATAVLLLSPLSQAALLSFPEEIIPLQVDDKTIEHSFFSKVRELDLAKGEYAVKMRYTDLYEVGYDDHETIESKPFWAKISIDQDGEYQVEFNRPDNVVAAKAFADQPLIMLQAPNESLATTLVVTQERPRVATAIASEPSTSTASRYSTPSTTTRATTPAPAAPKSAHPDVVGMLDYWWQQATPEQKQLFLEKIKGN
- a CDS encoding histidine triad nucleotide-binding protein, translated to MSSETIFTKIINREIPADIVYEDEQALAFRDINPQAPFHVLVIPKTAIATINDVTAENAHLVGHLYVVAAKLAKEHGFAEDGYRVVMNCNDHGGQTVYHLHLHVLAGKEMGWPPYSNTKKVPV
- a CDS encoding phage integrase N-terminal SAM-like domain-containing protein, whose protein sequence is MRTRSPFLNHIAEFMLTKQYSLRTVDTYLKWISSYIHFHDKRHPASMGDNEVVEYLDYLVLKRNVSPKTQATAFNALSFLYKQIIKQDLCPNLVNR